In Paenibacillus sp. FSL M7-0420, a single genomic region encodes these proteins:
- a CDS encoding acyl CoA:acetate/3-ketoacid CoA transferase, which translates to MTKVISAAKAAELIKDGDTVAASGFGLSCWAEEMGIAIEERFVKTGEPKNLTVMHASAVGNRRDKGMSHLGHEGLIKRWIGGIAIASPGLAKLIEEDKCEAYNLPQGVITQLYREIAAKRPGVITKVGMETFVDPRVEGGKMSPSTKEDIVKVIELEGEEWLFYKAFPIQIALIRGTVADENGNLTLEKEGLHMEVLPIAQAVRNSGGIVIAQVETVAKNGTLHPKDVKVPGILVDYLVVSTPENHYQTENTQYNPAFSGHVKVPVDSIEILPLDERKIISRRTAVELQPNTILNLGVGIPVNVANIAAEEGVDDQLILTTEAGSIGGVPAGLKDFGHAYNSEAIVDHDAQFDFYDGGGIDLSVLGLAQTDESGNVNVSKFGTRVAGCGGFINISQAAKKLVFAGTFTAGGLQIKVENGKLHIVQEGKAKKFIKKVQQITFSGSYAAKVQQPVVYVTERAVFELLNGKMTLTEIAPGIDLQTEILDQMDFKPVILPDLKEMDAAMFQENWGKLKSMIADKNRVLQEV; encoded by the coding sequence ATGACAAAAGTAATTTCAGCAGCCAAAGCAGCGGAACTTATCAAGGACGGGGATACCGTAGCAGCAAGCGGATTCGGATTATCCTGCTGGGCAGAAGAGATGGGGATCGCCATTGAAGAGCGCTTCGTGAAGACCGGCGAACCGAAGAATCTGACCGTAATGCATGCCAGCGCAGTCGGCAACCGCCGCGATAAGGGCATGAGCCACCTGGGACATGAAGGCCTCATCAAACGCTGGATTGGCGGTATCGCCATCGCTTCCCCCGGGCTAGCTAAGCTGATTGAAGAGGATAAATGCGAAGCCTACAACCTGCCTCAGGGTGTGATTACCCAGCTCTACCGGGAGATTGCCGCCAAGCGCCCGGGTGTGATTACCAAGGTGGGTATGGAGACCTTCGTTGATCCCCGCGTTGAGGGCGGCAAGATGTCCCCGTCCACCAAGGAGGACATTGTGAAGGTGATTGAACTTGAAGGTGAAGAGTGGCTGTTCTACAAGGCCTTCCCGATTCAGATCGCCCTGATCCGTGGAACCGTAGCGGACGAGAACGGCAATCTCACCTTGGAAAAAGAAGGCCTGCACATGGAGGTTCTGCCGATCGCCCAAGCGGTCCGCAACTCCGGAGGCATCGTGATCGCCCAGGTAGAGACCGTAGCCAAGAACGGCACGCTCCATCCGAAGGATGTGAAGGTTCCGGGCATTCTGGTAGATTACCTCGTCGTGTCCACCCCGGAGAATCATTACCAGACCGAGAATACACAGTACAATCCGGCCTTCTCCGGTCATGTCAAAGTGCCGGTGGATTCGATTGAAATCCTGCCGCTGGATGAGCGCAAAATCATCTCCCGCCGCACAGCCGTAGAGCTTCAGCCGAATACCATTCTGAATCTCGGAGTCGGCATCCCGGTGAATGTAGCGAACATTGCGGCTGAAGAGGGCGTAGACGACCAGCTCATTCTGACGACAGAGGCAGGCTCGATCGGCGGGGTTCCCGCAGGGCTGAAGGACTTCGGCCATGCGTACAACTCCGAGGCGATTGTAGATCATGATGCCCAGTTCGATTTCTATGACGGCGGCGGCATTGACCTGTCCGTCCTTGGCCTGGCCCAGACGGATGAGTCGGGGAACGTCAATGTCAGCAAATTCGGCACACGGGTAGCGGGCTGCGGCGGATTCATCAATATCTCTCAGGCGGCGAAGAAGCTGGTGTTCGCGGGTACTTTTACAGCGGGCGGGCTGCAGATTAAGGTAGAGAACGGCAAGTTGCACATCGTTCAAGAGGGCAAAGCCAAGAAATTCATCAAAAAGGTACAGCAGATCACCTTCAGCGGATCCTATGCCGCCAAGGTACAGCAGCCGGTTGTGTATGTGACGGAACGCGCCGTCTTTGAACTGCTGAACGGTAAAATGACCTTAACCGAAATCGCGCCAGGCATCGACCTGCAGACAGAGATTCTGGATCAGATGGACTTCAAGCCGGTCATTTTACCGGACCTGAAGGAGATGGACGCGGCCATGTTCCAGGAGAACTGGGGCAAGCTGAAGTCGATGATCGCAGATAAGAACCGGGTGCTGCAGGAAGTGTAG
- a CDS encoding xylulokinase, which yields MEFGSTRIKAVLMDHHFAPIASGTYEWENRFLGGYWTYDLSEVIHGLQAAYQQLQQAVQQTYGVTLQTVGSIGCSAMMQGYIALDQAGELLVPFRTWRNATTGAAAAELSRSFQFKIPERWSISHLYQAILNGEEHVARIDYLTTLSGYVHLLLTGRRAIGIGDASGMFPIDEATKQYNEDMVKQFTTLTAGRGYPWKLQDILPTVYTAGMNAGNLSEAGARLIDPSGRLQAGIPLCPPEGDAGTGMVATNSVRKRTGNISVGTSVFAMFVLEKNLSVVHPEIDIVNTPEGSPVAMVLANNCSSDLNAWIGLFREFYEAMGRTPDKDQLFSVLLNQALEADADGGGLLSYGYYSGENITGLAEGRPLFVRSPQSRFTLANFMRAHLYSAFAALRLGMEILTGQERVTIDRISAHGGLFRTPQVGQRICAAALNVPVSVMSTAGEGGAWGIAVLASYMMHKKPDESLADYLASKVFCHVEGQEVSPDPADVDGFALYMERYTKGLPIEQAAVDHLLESRKRGDLV from the coding sequence ATGGAGTTCGGGTCTACGCGAATCAAGGCTGTGCTGATGGATCACCACTTTGCACCGATTGCATCCGGTACGTATGAATGGGAGAATCGATTCCTCGGGGGGTACTGGACTTATGATCTCAGTGAAGTGATTCATGGGCTGCAAGCCGCCTATCAGCAATTACAGCAAGCGGTTCAGCAGACTTATGGCGTCACTCTGCAAACCGTCGGCTCTATAGGCTGCTCGGCCATGATGCAGGGATATATTGCGCTGGACCAGGCGGGAGAGCTGCTGGTTCCCTTCCGTACCTGGCGCAATGCTACTACTGGCGCAGCCGCAGCGGAGCTAAGCAGGTCATTCCAGTTCAAAATCCCCGAGCGCTGGAGTATCTCCCACTTGTATCAAGCTATTTTGAACGGTGAAGAGCATGTGGCCAGAATAGATTATCTTACGACGCTATCGGGTTACGTTCACTTGCTGCTGACGGGCCGCAGGGCAATCGGGATCGGGGATGCCTCCGGGATGTTCCCCATCGATGAAGCAACGAAGCAGTACAATGAAGATATGGTGAAGCAGTTCACCACTCTAACTGCCGGCAGGGGTTATCCTTGGAAGCTGCAAGATATCCTGCCTACAGTATATACGGCCGGTATGAATGCAGGAAATCTCAGTGAAGCAGGTGCCCGGCTGATCGACCCGTCAGGCCGTTTGCAGGCCGGTATTCCGCTATGCCCGCCGGAGGGCGATGCCGGAACAGGCATGGTTGCTACGAATAGTGTGAGGAAACGTACTGGCAATATTTCCGTGGGAACATCGGTCTTTGCCATGTTTGTACTGGAGAAGAATCTAAGTGTGGTCCACCCTGAGATTGATATTGTGAATACACCGGAAGGCAGCCCGGTTGCTATGGTTCTTGCCAATAACTGCTCCAGCGATCTGAATGCCTGGATCGGCTTATTCCGTGAATTCTATGAGGCCATGGGGAGAACGCCGGACAAGGATCAGTTATTCAGCGTTCTGCTGAATCAGGCATTGGAAGCGGATGCGGATGGCGGCGGGTTGCTAAGCTATGGTTACTATTCAGGCGAGAATATCACCGGACTTGCTGAGGGACGTCCGCTGTTCGTCCGTTCGCCGCAGAGCCGCTTCACGCTGGCTAACTTCATGAGAGCGCACCTGTATAGCGCCTTCGCTGCGTTAAGACTCGGTATGGAGATTCTGACCGGGCAGGAACGGGTAACGATTGACCGTATTTCAGCGCATGGCGGATTGTTCCGCACCCCGCAGGTCGGACAGCGGATCTGTGCCGCTGCGCTGAACGTTCCCGTATCGGTCATGTCTACGGCTGGTGAGGGCGGCGCATGGGGAATAGCGGTTCTGGCCTCTTATATGATGCATAAGAAGCCGGATGAGAGTCTGGCGGATTACTTGGCCTCTAAGGTGTTCTGTCATGTGGAAGGACAGGAGGTATCGCCTGACCCTGCCGATGTGGACGGCTTTGCCCTCTATATGGAGCGTTACACCAAGGGGCTGCCCATCGAGCAGGCGGCGGTAGATCATTTACTGGAGAGCCGGAAGAGAGGAGATTTGGTATGA
- a CDS encoding Nif3-like dinuclear metal center hexameric protein: MNVQEVIDRILLDCCGGRRLEQTCDVLASGSEEMEVTGIVTTFMATVDVIKEAIAIGANLIITHEPTYFTGSDSLDWLQQDPVYLAKKKLIEEHVITIWRFHDHMHLADTDRIYDGLLNELEWEDKKLDDKDAWGYLIEETTVGELAGFLKQRLGMKVIQIVGNPEAPCSRIGILVGGGSLGLGREQMPMELMQEKGLDVMVCGDITEWTLCAYVNDAAMLGLNKAMIVIGHERSEEWGMKYMAGWLAPLVDGLPVTFVDAREPFVYL; this comes from the coding sequence ATGAACGTGCAAGAGGTCATTGACCGGATTCTGCTCGATTGCTGCGGGGGACGGAGGCTGGAGCAGACCTGTGATGTGCTGGCGAGCGGCAGTGAAGAGATGGAGGTCACTGGGATTGTCACTACGTTCATGGCTACCGTAGATGTCATCAAGGAAGCCATTGCGATTGGAGCCAACCTGATTATTACCCATGAGCCGACTTATTTTACAGGAAGCGATTCGCTGGACTGGCTGCAGCAGGACCCGGTATATCTGGCGAAGAAAAAGCTGATTGAGGAGCACGTCATTACGATCTGGCGCTTCCATGACCATATGCATCTGGCGGATACGGACCGGATCTATGACGGACTGCTGAATGAGCTGGAGTGGGAGGATAAGAAGCTGGACGACAAGGACGCCTGGGGGTATCTGATCGAAGAGACCACAGTTGGTGAGCTGGCCGGTTTCCTGAAGCAGCGGCTGGGGATGAAGGTGATTCAGATCGTCGGCAACCCGGAGGCGCCCTGCTCACGTATCGGTATTCTGGTCGGCGGCGGCAGTCTGGGCCTGGGCCGGGAGCAGATGCCGATGGAGCTGATGCAGGAGAAGGGTCTGGATGTGATGGTCTGCGGCGACATTACCGAGTGGACCTTATGTGCTTATGTGAATGATGCCGCCATGCTGGGCCTGAACAAGGCGATGATCGTGATCGGTCACGAGCGCTCCGAGGAATGGGGCATGAAGTATATGGCCGGGTGGCTGGCGCCGCTGGTGGACGGGTTGCCGGTTACATTCGTGGATGCCAGGGAGCCGTTTGTGTATTTGTGA
- a CDS encoding carbohydrate ABC transporter permease, producing the protein MIQTRGERTFTLFSAVVMILLTVFAFLPFLLIVIASFTNETTLIRNGYSFFPEQLSLDAYRYIKSSAYIFIRAYGVSFLVTILGTAIGLLITSMLAYPMSRSDFKYHNTLAFVVFFTMLFSGGIVPSYIMWTQYFHIKNTLWALILPNLLANGFNVLLVRNYFKNNVPLEIIEAAQIDGASELRTFFRIMLPLSMPVMATVGMFMGLAYWNDWINALYFVSKPQLYGIQNLLMQLMSNIQFLNSGQAGNVLGADTVSLPSTAVRMAMAVLGIVPVLFVLPFMQKYLTRGVIIGAVKG; encoded by the coding sequence ATGATCCAAACAAGAGGAGAACGAACGTTTACGCTGTTTTCTGCGGTCGTGATGATCCTGCTGACGGTTTTTGCATTTTTGCCCTTCCTGCTGATTGTGATCGCTTCGTTCACCAATGAGACGACCCTGATCCGCAACGGGTACAGCTTTTTCCCGGAGCAGCTAAGTCTAGACGCGTACCGGTACATTAAGTCCTCGGCGTATATTTTCATCAGAGCCTACGGGGTTTCCTTTCTGGTGACGATCCTTGGAACCGCGATAGGACTGCTGATAACAAGCATGCTGGCTTATCCGATGTCGCGGTCTGATTTCAAATATCATAACACGCTAGCCTTTGTTGTATTTTTCACCATGCTGTTCAGCGGGGGGATTGTGCCTTCGTACATCATGTGGACCCAGTATTTCCATATCAAAAACACGCTGTGGGCGCTGATCCTGCCCAATCTGCTGGCGAACGGGTTCAACGTCCTGCTGGTCCGTAACTACTTCAAGAATAATGTGCCGCTGGAGATTATCGAAGCTGCCCAGATCGACGGTGCCTCGGAGCTGCGGACCTTCTTCCGCATCATGCTTCCGCTGTCCATGCCGGTCATGGCAACCGTCGGGATGTTCATGGGCCTGGCTTATTGGAATGACTGGATCAATGCGTTATATTTTGTATCTAAGCCGCAATTGTACGGGATTCAGAATCTGCTGATGCAGCTGATGAGCAACATCCAGTTCCTCAATTCCGGCCAGGCCGGGAATGTACTTGGAGCTGACACGGTATCGCTGCCAAGTACAGCGGTGCGGATGGCGATGGCGGTGCTGGGCATTGTGCCGGTGCTGTTCGTCCTGCCGTTCATGCAGAAGTACCTGACCCGTGGCGTGATCATTGGTGCGGTCAAAGGCTGA
- a CDS encoding ABC transporter permease — MTARRKSPSKPLKKTLPLLILAGPGLLYFLINSYFPMFGVFIAFKDVNYAKGIFGSDWIGFKNFTFLFQTSDAWIMTRNTLLYNLAFIALGTVVSIIIAILMSELLNKLYSKLFMTGLILPNLISMIVLSLLVFAFLNADSGFVNHSILRPLGIPEINWYSEAKYWPYLLVLIQIWKTAGYGSIVYFASIAGIDKSIYESAKIDGAGKLKQIRMITLPLLKPTIIVLVLMSMGRIFNSDFGLFYQVPMNSGALYSTTQTIDTYVYRALMQLNDIGMSAAAGLYQSLVGFALVLTVNAIVKKVNPENALF, encoded by the coding sequence ATGACTGCCAGACGCAAGTCCCCATCCAAGCCGCTCAAAAAAACATTGCCGCTCCTCATACTCGCGGGTCCAGGCCTGCTGTATTTTCTCATTAACAGCTACTTCCCCATGTTCGGGGTGTTCATCGCCTTCAAGGATGTCAATTATGCCAAAGGCATCTTCGGCAGCGACTGGATCGGCTTCAAGAACTTCACCTTTCTGTTCCAGACCAGTGACGCCTGGATTATGACCCGCAACACGCTGCTGTACAACCTGGCGTTCATCGCGCTGGGAACCGTAGTCTCCATCATCATTGCCATTCTGATGTCGGAGCTGCTGAATAAGCTGTATTCGAAGCTGTTCATGACCGGGCTGATTCTGCCGAACCTGATCTCGATGATCGTGCTTTCGCTGCTCGTCTTCGCTTTTCTGAATGCAGACAGCGGGTTCGTGAACCATTCGATTCTGCGGCCGCTCGGCATACCGGAGATCAACTGGTATTCGGAGGCGAAGTATTGGCCGTACCTGCTGGTCCTTATTCAGATCTGGAAGACGGCAGGCTACGGATCGATTGTCTATTTTGCCTCGATTGCCGGCATTGACAAGAGCATCTATGAGTCGGCCAAAATCGACGGTGCCGGGAAGCTCAAGCAGATCCGCATGATTACCCTGCCGCTGCTGAAGCCGACCATTATTGTGCTGGTGCTGATGTCGATGGGCCGGATTTTCAACTCCGACTTCGGCTTGTTCTATCAGGTGCCCATGAACTCCGGTGCGCTGTACAGCACTACCCAGACGATTGATACGTATGTTTACCGCGCTTTGATGCAGCTTAATGATATCGGAATGTCGGCCGCCGCCGGTCTGTATCAGTCGCTGGTCGGCTTTGCCCTTGTGCTTACGGTCAATGCCATCGTCAAGAAGGTCAATCCAGAAAACGCATTGTTCTAG